A genomic region of Chryseobacterium sp. KACC 21268 contains the following coding sequences:
- a CDS encoding tetratricopeptide repeat protein, protein MKSLLSLLLLFFSLFAFSQISELLPSEKELLKTSSNQACLCIDSININNKTSLQVSTDISNCIEKQATAYQMTIKILKSQKEVEKTGNKKVNIEINTNQNSNEFKKYYYELERELRSNCVSLNDKINTNEKKSHHSVSENDKALDFYNLGIKENESKNHKKALEYFQKAVKEDHDFPFAWDNIGFTNRALGNYDDALKAYQTSLQIDPTGKMPLQNIPIVYIYKKEYQKAVDAYLDLKKIYLDDPEVDYGIGVIYYDHLKDNQKALDYMCKAYNKYTEMKSPYRTDAESIIRNIYQIMSKEGKKDDFLKILKNNNINFE, encoded by the coding sequence ATTTTCACAAATCTCGGAACTACTTCCTTCAGAAAAAGAATTATTAAAAACCTCATCAAATCAAGCCTGTCTTTGTATTGACTCTATTAATATCAATAATAAAACAAGCTTACAGGTTTCCACAGACATTAGCAATTGTATTGAGAAGCAAGCCACAGCTTACCAGATGACAATCAAGATTTTGAAATCACAGAAAGAAGTAGAAAAAACTGGTAACAAAAAGGTTAATATCGAAATCAACACCAATCAAAACTCAAACGAATTCAAGAAATATTACTATGAATTGGAAAGGGAACTGAGAAGTAACTGTGTGAGCCTGAATGACAAAATAAATACCAACGAGAAAAAGTCACATCATTCTGTTTCTGAAAATGACAAAGCATTAGATTTTTATAATTTGGGAATCAAAGAAAATGAATCTAAAAATCACAAAAAGGCTTTAGAATATTTTCAGAAAGCTGTCAAAGAAGACCACGATTTCCCATTTGCTTGGGACAACATTGGATTTACAAACAGAGCGTTAGGAAATTATGATGATGCTTTGAAGGCCTATCAAACTTCGTTACAAATTGACCCGACAGGCAAAATGCCACTTCAGAATATTCCAATCGTTTATATTTATAAAAAGGAATATCAAAAAGCTGTTGATGCTTACTTGGATTTGAAAAAAATATATCTCGACGACCCAGAAGTTGATTATGGAATTGGTGTCATTTATTATGACCATCTAAAGGACAATCAAAAAGCATTAGATTATATGTGTAAAGCATATAATAAGTATACTGAAATGAAGTCTCCATACAGAACTGACGCCGAATCGATTATTCGAAATATCTATCAGATTATGTCAAAAGAAGGAAAGAAAGATGATTTTTTGAAAATATTGAAAAACAACAATATCAATTTTGAATAA